From the genome of Erythrobacter litoralis, one region includes:
- the yajC gene encoding preprotein translocase subunit YajC, producing the protein MIDILAAGAGAAEAPPAWINLLPIVGMVLIFWFLIIRPQMKRQKEHQQKISELKKGDQVVTAGGLVGKIVKVDDTYVELDLAQGVRVKAVKATIGDIIPPGGSAAND; encoded by the coding sequence ATGATTGACATTCTCGCCGCAGGCGCGGGCGCTGCCGAAGCGCCGCCGGCATGGATCAACCTCCTGCCGATCGTCGGCATGGTCCTGATTTTCTGGTTCCTTATCATCCGTCCGCAGATGAAGCGGCAGAAGGAACACCAGCAGAAGATCAGCGAGCTGAAGAAGGGCGACCAGGTCGTGACCGCTGGCGGGCTCGTCGGCAAGATCGTCAAGGTCGACGACACCTATGTCGAACTCGACCTTGCCCAGGGCGTGAGGGTGAAGGCGGTCAAGGCGACGATCGGCGACATCATCCCGCCCGGCGGCAGCGCCGCGAACGACTGA
- a CDS encoding PAS domain-containing protein, which translates to MRRQRALARFGDFVLDHDDPCELASILTEGCRLIAEELETDLAKVIEIEPKRETGFVRAGIGWNKGIVGHERISLTERSSEAYAIARAEPVITNDIAAETRFHFPEFLRDHGVVALVNVPIFLPGRRPWGVLQVDTREVREFGREDIEFLTTYAMALGPVIDRLLVVVEREEAERRLARRDRPRRVVEGMNEGFGLLAPDFTILEDNEKLLGRPVSDPVGRSYWDVYPQAKGSDLGNMLERAMSERIPLSLEHQPEGSELWIETRVYPIVDGSLAVFWRDATARREARENLSKNEEWLRSAVEVGRVGLWDWDPVTGRVAWSKEHWAMYGYEVGEIEPSYDAWLDSIHEDDRARADAELRRSMETGSDYSCEFRVVHRDGAIRWLSGTGRFFYDEEGRPVRMTGAMVDFTEQREMRDRLSAMVTELQHRTRNLIGVVRAMADRTMRSSADLEEFDAKFRSRLDAMARVQGLLSRLGSGDRIAFDELIETELAALDGEDAGGKIRLEGPRGIRLRSSTVQTLALALHELGANALKHGALAQEGARLEVVWSFEKDGEGGRPWLHIDWRESGVTMPQAPGPGPRSGDGRELIEHALPYQLGARTNFSLKADGAHCTLALPVSQRGHEAV; encoded by the coding sequence ATGAGACGCCAGCGCGCGCTGGCGAGGTTCGGCGACTTCGTTCTCGATCATGACGACCCTTGCGAGCTCGCCTCGATCCTGACCGAGGGCTGCCGGCTCATCGCCGAGGAGCTCGAAACCGATCTCGCCAAGGTCATCGAGATCGAGCCAAAGCGTGAGACCGGCTTCGTGCGGGCCGGGATCGGCTGGAACAAGGGTATCGTCGGACACGAACGGATCAGCCTGACGGAACGCTCTTCCGAAGCCTATGCGATAGCGCGCGCCGAACCGGTCATAACCAACGACATCGCCGCCGAAACCCGCTTTCATTTCCCCGAATTTCTGCGCGACCATGGCGTCGTCGCGCTGGTCAATGTGCCGATCTTCCTGCCCGGTCGCCGTCCTTGGGGCGTGCTGCAGGTCGATACGCGCGAGGTCCGCGAATTCGGACGCGAGGACATCGAATTCCTGACGACCTACGCAATGGCGCTCGGGCCGGTCATCGACCGGCTGCTCGTGGTCGTCGAGCGAGAGGAGGCCGAGCGCCGGTTGGCCAGACGCGACCGTCCGCGTCGCGTGGTCGAAGGGATGAATGAGGGTTTTGGCCTGCTTGCGCCCGATTTCACCATCCTTGAAGACAATGAGAAGCTTCTCGGCCGCCCGGTATCAGACCCGGTCGGGCGGTCCTATTGGGACGTCTACCCGCAGGCAAAGGGGTCCGATCTCGGCAACATGCTGGAACGGGCGATGAGCGAGCGCATCCCGCTGTCGCTGGAGCACCAGCCCGAAGGGTCCGAACTCTGGATCGAGACGCGCGTCTATCCGATCGTGGACGGGTCGCTTGCGGTATTCTGGCGCGATGCGACCGCCCGGCGCGAGGCGCGCGAGAACCTGAGCAAGAACGAGGAATGGCTGCGCAGCGCGGTCGAGGTGGGCCGGGTGGGGCTGTGGGACTGGGACCCGGTCACCGGTCGGGTCGCGTGGTCGAAGGAACACTGGGCGATGTATGGCTATGAGGTGGGCGAAATCGAGCCCAGCTACGATGCCTGGCTCGACAGCATCCACGAGGACGATCGCGCCCGTGCCGATGCCGAGCTTCGCCGTTCGATGGAGACGGGTTCGGATTATTCCTGCGAATTCAGGGTTGTCCATCGCGACGGGGCGATCCGCTGGCTGAGCGGGACGGGGCGATTCTTCTACGACGAGGAAGGCAGGCCTGTGCGCATGACCGGGGCGATGGTGGATTTCACCGAACAGCGCGAGATGCGCGACCGGCTAAGCGCGATGGTGACCGAATTGCAGCACCGGACCCGCAATCTCATCGGCGTGGTGCGGGCAATGGCCGACCGGACCATGCGCAGCTCGGCCGATCTTGAGGAATTCGATGCGAAGTTCCGCTCCCGGCTCGATGCCATGGCACGGGTCCAGGGGCTCCTGTCGCGGCTCGGCTCGGGGGACCGCATCGCCTTCGACGAGCTGATCGAGACCGAACTTGCAGCCCTCGACGGCGAGGATGCGGGCGGCAAGATCCGGCTGGAAGGCCCGCGCGGGATCCGCCTGAGGTCCTCGACCGTGCAGACCCTCGCGCTTGCGCTGCACGAACTGGGGGCGAACGCTCTCAAACACGGCGCTCTCGCCCAAGAGGGCGCTCGGCTGGAGGTGGTCTGGTCGTTCGAGAAGGACGGCGAAGGCGGCAGGCCGTGGCTGCATATCGACTGGCGCGAAAGCGGGGTGACGATGCCGCAGGCGCCTGGGCCTGGGCCACGCTCCGGCGATGGACGGGAACTGATCGAACATGCCTTGCCCTATCAGCTAGGAGCGCGCACGAACTTCAGTCTGAAAGCGGACGGGGCGCACTGCACGCTCGCGCTGCCGGTTTCGCAGCGCGGACACGAGGCAGTCTAG
- a CDS encoding TonB-dependent receptor plug domain-containing protein: MTLFKSLAIPQRTVSTSSLLTLALLLAPAGLAAQDPDEDKAPVDPVAAGAASAAEPSGPRARRTFTPDDFARFAPRSALDMARQVPGFSIREGGGARGLGAADTNVLVNGRRISGKSNGPVDALSRIPTDEVLRVELVDGASLDIGGLTGQVLNVVTRSTGGISGQFRYAPQFRDFGTPARLLDGSVAIAGGGTKDDWTLSISNDSNRLGDEGPELVFDGALDLIDRRAEVRNENLDAFGLSGSWSRVADNGNVLNLTGEVNGFIRRETEISERSGSISPVDRTRIFESGEDEFNFEIGADYQFRFGPGRLKLIGYHRYEDSPTFSIQRTEFADGAPAEESVFTRDADEGETIARAEYAFGALGGDLLLAAEGVRNFLEIASALELREEDGTLVPVPLPGANARVEEDRADLGLTYSRALASGLRLQASGGAEYSQLRQSGPFGLTRGFYRPKGFVALDWKALPRLNLSGRIERSVGQLSFFDFIATVDLDQDRENASNADLVPPQSWVFELEANLGLGALGSLNLRPFYEDISDIVDQIPIANGGQAPGNLPSAERYGVDGDLTLLSDPLGWRGTRLDVGFSFLGSSVSDPLLGTPRELSGNDIVDLSTDIRHDFAGGIWALGGSANWEDNAPVVRLDEVALRTQSFGFVSAFVENKDVSGLTLRANVANLINRKNRFERTVFIDRTAGLAQFSETRERRFGMIFTFEVEGSF, encoded by the coding sequence ATGACCTTGTTCAAGAGTTTGGCAATTCCCCAGCGCACCGTTTCGACTTCCTCGCTCCTGACACTCGCCCTGCTGCTGGCCCCGGCGGGGCTGGCCGCGCAGGATCCGGACGAGGACAAGGCGCCGGTCGACCCCGTCGCCGCAGGAGCCGCAAGCGCCGCGGAGCCCTCCGGCCCGCGCGCGCGGCGGACCTTCACCCCCGATGACTTCGCCCGTTTCGCCCCACGCAGCGCGCTCGACATGGCGCGGCAGGTCCCGGGGTTCTCGATCCGCGAAGGCGGCGGGGCGCGCGGACTGGGCGCGGCCGATACCAATGTTCTCGTCAACGGAAGGCGCATTTCGGGCAAGTCGAACGGGCCGGTCGATGCGCTTTCCCGCATCCCGACCGACGAAGTGCTCAGGGTCGAACTGGTCGACGGAGCAAGCCTGGATATCGGCGGGCTCACCGGGCAGGTGCTCAATGTCGTCACCAGGAGTACGGGCGGGATTTCAGGCCAGTTCCGCTACGCTCCGCAATTCCGCGATTTCGGGACCCCCGCGCGGCTGCTCGACGGTTCGGTGGCCATCGCGGGCGGCGGGACGAAGGACGACTGGACGCTCTCCATCTCGAACGATTCGAACCGGCTCGGCGATGAAGGCCCGGAACTCGTCTTCGATGGTGCATTAGACCTGATCGACCGGCGCGCGGAGGTCCGTAACGAGAATCTCGACGCGTTCGGCCTGTCAGGGTCCTGGTCGCGCGTCGCCGACAACGGCAATGTCCTCAACCTGACCGGCGAGGTGAACGGTTTCATCCGCCGTGAAACCGAGATTTCCGAGCGGTCGGGGTCGATTTCGCCAGTCGATCGGACACGAATTTTCGAAAGCGGCGAGGACGAATTCAATTTCGAGATCGGCGCGGATTACCAGTTCCGCTTCGGCCCGGGACGCCTGAAGCTGATCGGCTATCATCGCTACGAGGACAGCCCGACCTTTTCCATCCAGCGCACCGAATTCGCCGACGGTGCGCCGGCTGAAGAGAGCGTTTTCACCCGCGATGCCGACGAGGGGGAGACGATCGCGCGGGCCGAATACGCCTTCGGCGCGCTCGGCGGGGATCTGCTGCTGGCGGCCGAAGGCGTGCGCAATTTCCTCGAGATCGCTTCCGCGCTCGAACTGCGCGAGGAGGACGGCACGCTCGTGCCCGTGCCGCTGCCCGGCGCGAATGCGAGAGTCGAGGAGGACCGCGCCGATCTCGGCCTCACCTACAGCCGCGCGCTCGCCAGCGGGTTGCGGCTCCAGGCCTCGGGCGGCGCGGAATATTCGCAGCTTCGCCAGAGCGGGCCGTTCGGCCTCACCCGCGGTTTCTACCGGCCCAAGGGTTTCGTCGCGCTCGACTGGAAGGCGCTGCCGCGGCTCAACCTGTCGGGGCGGATCGAACGGTCGGTCGGGCAGCTTAGCTTCTTCGATTTCATCGCCACGGTCGATCTCGATCAGGACCGCGAGAATGCGAGCAATGCCGATCTCGTCCCGCCGCAGAGCTGGGTGTTCGAACTCGAGGCCAATCTCGGTCTCGGCGCATTGGGCTCGCTCAATCTGCGCCCCTTCTACGAGGACATCTCCGATATCGTCGACCAGATCCCGATTGCAAATGGCGGTCAGGCGCCGGGCAACCTGCCCTCTGCCGAGCGCTACGGCGTGGACGGGGACCTTACATTGCTGTCCGACCCGCTCGGCTGGCGCGGCACGCGGCTCGACGTGGGCTTTTCCTTCCTCGGCTCCTCGGTGAGCGATCCGCTGCTCGGCACCCCGCGCGAGCTGAGCGGGAACGACATCGTCGATCTCAGCACGGACATCCGTCACGATTTCGCAGGCGGGATATGGGCGCTGGGCGGTTCGGCCAATTGGGAGGACAACGCACCCGTCGTCCGGCTCGACGAAGTGGCGCTGAGGACGCAGAGCTTCGGTTTCGTCTCGGCCTTCGTCGAGAACAAGGACGTGAGCGGCCTGACCTTGCGTGCCAATGTGGCTAATCTGATAAATCGAAAGAACCGTTTCGAGCGCACCGTCTTCATCGACCGCACGGCAGGCCTCGCGCAGTTCTCAGAAACGCGCGAGCGCCGCTTCGGCATGATCTTCACCTTCGAGGTCGAGGGCTCTTTCTGA
- a CDS encoding HpcH/HpaI aldolase/citrate lyase family protein, which translates to MTDIPLPLPRMRSWLFSPGDSTKKMAKAIASEADIALLDLEDSVTPDNRPAARKSVAEAIGEADSRTRVWVRINPLTGPDAVQDLAAILPARPGGVFLPKAEGAHHVTELHHYLTALEAAHGIEPGSTRIAALVTETAAAMFRTGDYASDYPGRERLAAMSWGAEDLSSELGAREQRGDDGAYAHTYEMARSLCLLGAVAAGVAPIETVQPEFRDLEALEKRARGVRAQGFRGMLAIHPAQVGPINAAFTPSAEEIAHARLVVQAFADNPGAGTLALDGAMLDRPHLALAQRLLAEAGAS; encoded by the coding sequence ATGACCGATATTCCCCTGCCCCTTCCCCGGATGCGCAGCTGGCTTTTCTCCCCGGGCGACAGCACGAAAAAGATGGCGAAGGCGATCGCGAGCGAGGCCGACATCGCGCTGCTCGATCTGGAAGATTCGGTGACGCCGGACAACAGGCCCGCAGCGCGCAAGTCGGTCGCCGAAGCTATCGGCGAAGCGGACAGCCGCACGCGGGTCTGGGTGCGGATCAACCCGCTCACGGGGCCTGATGCGGTGCAGGACCTTGCCGCGATCCTTCCGGCGCGGCCAGGGGGCGTGTTCCTGCCAAAGGCCGAAGGCGCGCATCACGTGACCGAACTCCACCATTACCTCACCGCGCTTGAGGCCGCGCACGGAATCGAGCCGGGATCGACCCGCATCGCCGCGCTCGTCACCGAGACCGCGGCAGCGATGTTCCGCACGGGCGATTATGCGAGCGACTATCCCGGACGCGAACGGCTTGCCGCGATGAGCTGGGGTGCGGAGGACCTCTCGAGCGAACTCGGCGCGCGCGAACAGCGCGGCGATGACGGTGCCTATGCGCATACCTATGAAATGGCGCGCAGCCTGTGCCTGCTGGGCGCGGTCGCGGCCGGTGTCGCCCCGATCGAGACGGTGCAGCCCGAATTCCGCGATCTCGAAGCGCTGGAAAAGCGTGCCCGCGGCGTGCGCGCGCAGGGCTTTCGCGGGATGCTCGCGATCCACCCGGCACAGGTCGGTCCGATCAACGCCGCCTTCACCCCCAGCGCCGAGGAAATCGCCCACGCCCGCCTGGTGGTGCAGGCCTTTGCCGACAATCCGGGCGCGGGCACTCTCGCCCTCGACGGCGCGATGCTCGACAGGCCCCATCTCGCGCTGGCGCAGCGGCTGCTGGCGGAGGCAGGCGCGAGTTGA
- a CDS encoding holin family protein, with amino-acid sequence MGILETLIGPISSIIDKIIPDKEARARAKLELMKLEGTQEMNLIEARLQAIVAEANSADPWTSRARPSFLYVMYVLLLTAIPMGVLSAFNPAAARDIAAGMNDYLAGLPEPLYALFGTGYLGYTAARQWGKIKGVDR; translated from the coding sequence ATGGGTATTCTCGAAACTCTCATCGGACCGATCAGCTCGATCATCGACAAGATCATCCCCGACAAGGAGGCGCGCGCCCGCGCCAAGCTCGAACTGATGAAGCTCGAGGGCACGCAGGAAATGAACCTGATCGAAGCGCGGCTGCAGGCGATCGTGGCGGAGGCCAATTCGGCCGATCCCTGGACCAGCCGCGCGCGGCCGAGCTTTCTCTACGTGATGTATGTCCTGCTGCTCACCGCGATCCCGATGGGCGTGCTGTCGGCATTCAATCCGGCGGCCGCGCGCGACATCGCGGCGGGGATGAACGATTATCTCGCCGGGCTTCCCGAACCGCTCTATGCGCTCTTCGGGACCGGCTATCTCGGTTACACGGCGGCCCGGCAATGGGGCAAGATCAAGGGCGTAGACCGCTAG
- a CDS encoding phospholipase D-like domain-containing protein has product MANATTLEPVGPPRGDGRSPDDVAPVTGGGRFLVEGETCWRKVRADRVAFIVDAAGYFEAAKQAILEAERCVYLIGWEFDLDIRLRPDLDDPRIPDQLRQFLEFAVKQRPDLEIFILQWGGAMLFNIARQLGSYLSLKASADSRVHFRLDTKHPTGACHHQKIVVIDDRLAFCGGIDMTSGRWDTPDHAGYDCRRSDDGETPMPWHDMTLAIDGEAARALGDLARWRWKVATGHDLPVPDRASGIWPSALEVDLTDAVAGIALSSPEYGGEPAIDQVEKLWCRAIAEAKSRIYIENQFLSSGRIADALKAKLEERDGPEIVIVLPHSAETWLESEAMDTRRTLIVEDLRRADRDGRLGVYYPVNREGKPIYVHAKLLVVDDEFVRVGSSNMASRSFVCDSECDLAFEAADQPGLRSFLAALRTRLLAEHLGVEQDALASEIESCGGRIVPAIDRLRSDEGRSLRMLTTRRLDEAEMALARSRLFDPEDALGPADRLADFAKRLVKRKRVTVTAGLLAAAGLAILLRRK; this is encoded by the coding sequence ATGGCAAACGCAACCACACTCGAACCTGTCGGCCCTCCCCGGGGTGACGGACGCTCGCCGGACGATGTGGCGCCGGTGACGGGGGGCGGGCGCTTTCTCGTCGAAGGCGAGACCTGCTGGCGCAAGGTTCGCGCCGACCGGGTCGCCTTCATCGTCGATGCAGCGGGCTATTTCGAGGCCGCCAAGCAGGCGATCCTGGAAGCGGAGCGCTGCGTCTACCTGATCGGCTGGGAATTCGATCTCGATATCCGGCTGCGGCCCGATCTCGACGATCCCCGGATTCCGGACCAGCTTCGCCAATTCCTCGAATTCGCGGTCAAGCAGCGGCCCGATCTCGAAATCTTCATCCTGCAATGGGGCGGGGCGATGCTGTTCAACATCGCGCGCCAGCTGGGCTCGTATCTCTCGCTCAAGGCAAGCGCGGATTCGCGAGTCCATTTCCGGCTCGACACCAAGCATCCGACCGGCGCCTGCCACCACCAGAAGATCGTCGTGATCGACGACCGGCTCGCCTTTTGCGGCGGGATCGACATGACTTCGGGACGCTGGGATACGCCGGACCATGCCGGATACGATTGTCGACGCTCGGACGACGGCGAGACGCCGATGCCGTGGCACGACATGACCCTCGCCATCGACGGAGAGGCGGCGCGCGCTCTGGGCGATCTGGCGCGCTGGCGCTGGAAGGTCGCGACGGGCCATGATCTGCCGGTGCCCGACCGCGCCTCAGGCATCTGGCCCAGCGCGCTCGAGGTCGACCTCACCGACGCGGTGGCGGGGATCGCGCTCAGCAGCCCGGAATATGGCGGCGAACCGGCCATCGACCAGGTCGAGAAGCTCTGGTGCCGCGCGATCGCGGAGGCAAAGAGCAGGATCTACATCGAAAACCAGTTCCTTTCATCGGGCCGGATCGCCGATGCGCTGAAGGCGAAGCTCGAGGAGCGGGACGGACCGGAAATCGTGATCGTTCTCCCGCACTCGGCCGAAACCTGGCTCGAAAGCGAGGCGATGGACACCCGCCGCACGCTGATCGTCGAGGATCTGCGCCGCGCGGACCGGGACGGGCGGCTCGGCGTGTACTACCCGGTCAACCGCGAGGGCAAGCCGATCTATGTCCACGCCAAGCTGCTGGTCGTGGACGACGAATTCGTCCGCGTCGGCTCGTCGAACATGGCCAGTCGTTCCTTCGTGTGCGACAGCGAATGCGACCTCGCCTTCGAGGCGGCGGACCAACCGGGCCTGAGGAGCTTTCTTGCTGCGCTGAGGACCCGGCTGCTGGCCGAACATCTCGGGGTGGAGCAGGACGCGCTCGCCAGCGAGATCGAAAGCTGCGGCGGGCGGATCGTCCCGGCGATCGATCGGCTCCGCTCGGACGAGGGGCGATCCCTGCGCATGCTGACGACCCGGCGGCTGGACGAAGCCGAGATGGCGCTGGCGCGGAGCCGCCTGTTCGATCCGGAAGACGCGCTCGGCCCGGCAGACCGCCTGGCCGATTTCGCGAAGCGGTTGGTGAAGCGCAAGCGGGTGACCGTCACTGCCGGATTGCTCGCGGCCGCGGGGCTCGCGATCCTCCTCCGACGAAAGTGA
- a CDS encoding type II 3-dehydroquinate dehydratase, producing MNNRVLVLNGPNLNLLGLREPEIYGSVTLDEIAGMLEDRASALSLEIDMRQTNHEGMLVDWLHEAQAEGMRAVLLNAGAYTHTSIALLDAIKAIRTPVVEVHLSDPKSREPFRHLSYVGMAAALTVEGHGADSYRIALEAVAEGKV from the coding sequence ATGAACAATCGCGTCCTCGTCCTGAACGGCCCCAATCTCAACCTGCTCGGCCTGCGCGAGCCTGAAATCTACGGTTCGGTCACGCTCGACGAGATCGCAGGCATGCTCGAGGACCGGGCAAGCGCGCTCTCGCTCGAAATCGACATGCGCCAGACCAATCACGAAGGCATGCTGGTCGACTGGCTGCACGAGGCACAGGCCGAGGGCATGCGGGCGGTCCTGCTCAATGCGGGCGCCTACACCCACACCTCCATCGCGCTGCTCGATGCGATAAAGGCGATCCGGACGCCGGTGGTCGAAGTCCACCTGTCCGATCCCAAGTCGCGCGAGCCCTTTCGCCACCTTTCCTATGTCGGCATGGCCGCCGCCCTGACGGTGGAAGGGCACGGCGCGGACAGCTACCGGATCGCATTGGAAGCGGTCGCCGAAGGCAAGGTCTGA
- the accB gene encoding acetyl-CoA carboxylase biotin carboxyl carrier protein, producing the protein MANDKPRSGAKSGMNIDTALVRELAELLSETGLTEIEVEDDDRKIRVARTAAPVAAAVSAAPATPVAPAAPASAAPGSQGDAPADTADAVTSPMVGTAYLAPEPGAANFVKPGDKVSEGDTLLIVEAMKVMNPIHADRSGTVKAVLVDNAQPVEFGQPLVVIS; encoded by the coding sequence ATGGCTAACGACAAGCCGCGTTCCGGAGCGAAATCCGGAATGAACATCGACACCGCTCTCGTGCGCGAACTTGCCGAACTGCTGAGCGAGACCGGCCTGACCGAGATCGAGGTCGAGGACGACGACCGCAAGATCCGCGTTGCGCGCACCGCCGCGCCCGTCGCGGCAGCGGTTTCGGCCGCACCCGCCACGCCAGTGGCTCCGGCAGCGCCCGCCTCTGCGGCACCCGGCTCGCAGGGGGATGCACCCGCCGACACCGCCGATGCCGTGACCAGCCCGATGGTCGGCACTGCCTATCTCGCGCCCGAACCGGGTGCGGCGAACTTCGTCAAGCCCGGCGACAAGGTCTCCGAAGGCGACACGCTGCTGATCGTCGAAGCGATGAAGGTGATGAATCCGATCCACGCCGACCGTTCGGGCACGGTCAAGGCGGTGCTTGTCGACAACGCCCAGCCGGTCGAATTCGGCCAGCCGCTGGTCGTGATCTCGTAA
- the accC gene encoding acetyl-CoA carboxylase biotin carboxylase subunit, which produces MGISRILIANRGEIALRIHRAAHEMGIETVAVHSTADADAMHVRLADHAVCIGPPAATDSYLNHANIISAAEVAGCDAIHPGYGFLSENAKFAEIVEAHDIAWIGPKPEHIRTMGDKVQAKKTAGDLGLPLVPGSDGAVSDPEDARKIAAEIGYPVIIKAASGGGGRGMKVCESEDKLETLMQQAGNEAKSAFGDATVYIEKYLGNPRHIEFQVFGDGKGNAIHLGERDCSLQRRHQKVLEEAPSPVISHEDRMRMGEVCAKAMRDMGYRGAGTIEFLWEDGEFYFIEMNTRLQVEHPVTEAITGVDLVREQIRIAAGKPLSVEQDEIEFKGHAIECRINAEDPFTFAPSPGLVTYYHAAGGMHVRVDSGLYAGYRIPPYYDSMIAKLIVYGRTREGCIMRLRRALEEMVVEGVTTNIPLHQELLRQDDVLNGDYSIKWLEDWLKRREG; this is translated from the coding sequence ATGGGCATTTCACGCATACTGATCGCCAATCGCGGCGAAATCGCGCTGCGCATCCACCGCGCCGCGCACGAAATGGGGATCGAGACGGTCGCGGTCCATTCGACCGCCGATGCCGACGCGATGCATGTCCGGCTCGCCGATCATGCCGTGTGCATCGGCCCGCCGGCTGCGACCGACAGCTATCTCAATCACGCCAACATAATCTCGGCCGCCGAAGTCGCCGGCTGCGACGCGATCCATCCGGGCTACGGCTTCCTTTCGGAAAACGCCAAGTTCGCCGAGATCGTCGAGGCGCACGACATCGCCTGGATCGGACCAAAGCCCGAGCACATTCGCACCATGGGCGACAAGGTTCAGGCCAAGAAGACCGCAGGCGATCTTGGCCTGCCGCTCGTGCCCGGATCGGACGGTGCGGTCTCAGACCCCGAGGACGCGCGGAAAATCGCCGCCGAAATCGGCTATCCCGTCATCATCAAGGCCGCATCCGGCGGCGGCGGGCGCGGCATGAAGGTGTGCGAGAGCGAGGACAAGCTCGAAACGCTGATGCAGCAGGCCGGCAACGAGGCGAAGTCGGCTTTCGGCGATGCCACGGTCTATATCGAGAAATATCTCGGAAACCCCCGCCACATCGAATTTCAGGTGTTCGGGGACGGCAAGGGCAATGCGATCCACCTGGGCGAGCGCGACTGTTCGCTCCAGCGGCGCCACCAGAAGGTGCTCGAGGAAGCGCCTTCGCCCGTCATCAGCCACGAAGATCGCATGCGCATGGGCGAGGTCTGCGCCAAGGCCATGCGCGACATGGGCTATCGCGGCGCGGGGACGATCGAATTCCTGTGGGAAGACGGCGAGTTCTACTTCATCGAGATGAATACCCGCCTGCAGGTCGAACACCCCGTGACAGAGGCGATCACCGGGGTCGATCTGGTCCGCGAACAGATCCGCATCGCAGCCGGAAAGCCGCTTTCGGTCGAGCAGGACGAGATCGAATTCAAGGGCCACGCAATCGAATGCCGGATCAATGCCGAGGATCCTTTCACCTTTGCGCCCTCGCCCGGCCTGGTGACCTATTACCACGCCGCTGGCGGCATGCATGTGCGCGTCGATTCAGGGCTTTACGCCGGATACCGCATCCCGCCCTACTACGATTCGATGATCGCCAAGCTGATCGTCTATGGCCGCACCCGCGAAGGCTGCATCATGCGCCTGCGCCGCGCGCTTGAGGAAATGGTGGTCGAAGGGGTGACGACCAATATCCCGCTGCACCAGGAACTGCTGCGCCAGGACGACGTGCTGAACGGGGATTATTCGATCAAATGGCTCGAGGACTGGCTCAAGCGGCGCGAGGGCTGA